The Anas acuta chromosome 2, bAnaAcu1.1, whole genome shotgun sequence genome contains a region encoding:
- the ANO10 gene encoding anoctamin-10 isoform X3, with translation MKESWSSVDTLETNFRPLVVIELAKGTKEETIEWFTKRIVDKKANGGAQLLIKPLVTENGNENIYLVGASHLRLLLGAENVGLVKECNDNSMRAFTYSSRKTFKDFADDNQNFLTMSECQYIIKHELENLRAKDEKMIPGYPQAKLYPGKSIVRRLLTNGILVQIFPLHDREELKKLRHTWYGQVKIGYQPLDEIRCYFGETIALYFGFLEYFTFALIPMAVIGIPYYVFAWEDYDKYVMFATFNLLWSTVILEVWKRICAVMTYRWGTLLMKRQFEEPRPGFHGVLGINPVTGREEPVYSSIKRQLRIYLVSVPFVCLCLYFSLYVMMIYFDLEQWALDYHEENKSHFSSLMLYVPSIIYAVVIEIMNRIYRYAAEFLTSWENHRLESSYQNHLILKVLVFNFLNCFASLFYIAFVLFDMKLLRQSLATLLITSQILNQFAESLLPYWLQKRHMKKMKERMHSLKMDTDLSLVEQVNSEKEMGTYLGTFDDYLELFLQFGYVSLFSCVYPLAAVFAVLNNITEIYSDALKMCRVYKRPFAEPTANIGVWQLAFETMSVISVVTNCILIGMSPQVNALFPDSKMDLILTVALVEHLLLAIKFVMAFVIPDKPRDIQIKLAKLEFESLEALKQQQMKLAAESLKE, from the exons ATGAAGGAAAGCTGGTCTTCCGTGGATACTCTTGAGACAAACTTCAGGCCTCTGGTAGTAATTGAGCTTGCAAAAGGCACCAAAGAAGAAACCATAGAATGGTTCACTAAAAGAATAGTGGACAAAAAGGCAAATGGAG gCGCACAACTTCTGATTAAACCATTGgtcacagaaaatggaaatgaaaatatttatctggTTGGAGCTTCCCACTTAAGGCTCTTGCTGGGAGCTGAAAATGTGGGATTGGTGAAGGAATGTAATGATAATTCGATGAGAGCTTTTACATACAGCAGTAGAAAAACTTTCAAAGATTTTGCAG ATGACAATCAGAATTTCCTTACAATGTCAGAATGTCAGTATATCATTAAACATGAACTTGAAAATTTGAGAgctaaagatgaaaaaatgatCCCTGGATATCCCCAGGCAAAGCTGTATCCAGGAAAATCAATTG tGAGAAGATTGTTGACCAATGGTATTCTAGTTCAGATTTTCCCGCTGCATGACAGAGAAGAGTTGAAAAAGCTCCGGCACACATGGTATGGACAAGTCAAAATTGGCTATCAACCTCTAG atGAGATACGCTGCTACTTTGGTGAGACCATTGCGCTCTACTTCGGCTTCTTAGAGTACTTCACGTTTGCGTTGATTCCCATGGCTGTCATTGGGATCCCTTACTACGTGTTTGCGTGGGAAGACTATGACAAATACGTGATGTTTGCCACATTCAATCTGCTCTGGTCCACTGTGATCCTGGAAGTTTGGAAACGGATTTGTGCCGTGATGACATACCGTTGGGGGACCCTGTTGATGAAACGACAGTTTGAAGAGCCAAGACCAGGTTTCCACGGTGTTCTGGGTATCAATCCTGTCACTGGGCGAGAGGAACCAGTGTACTCAAGTATTAAGAGACAGTTACGGATTTATCTCGTGTCCGTACCATTTGTGTGCCTTTGCCTCTACTTCTCACTATACGTGATGATGATTTACTTTGACTTAGAACAGTGGGCTCTGGATTATCATGAGGAGAATAAGTCCCACTTTAGCAGCCTGATGCTGTATGTGCCCAGTATCATATACGCTGTCGTGATCGAAATTATGAACCGTATCTATCGGTATGCTGCTGAATTCTTAACATCATGGG AAAATCACAGGCTGGAGTCTTCATATCAGAATCACTTAATCCTGAAGGTTCTAGTG ttcAACTTCTTAAATTGTTTTGCATCTCTCTTCTACATTGCTTTTGTGCTGTTTGATATGAAACTTTTGAGACAG aGCTTGGCCACTTTGCTGATAACTTCGCAGATACTTAATCAGTTTGCAGAATCCCTGCTTCCTTACTGGCTCCAAAAGAGACACatgaagaagatgaaggaacGCATGCATTCTCTGAAGATGGATACAGACCTGTCATTAGTCGAACAAGTCaactcagaaaaagaaatgggcaCCTATTTG gGTACTTTTGATGATTACTTGGAGTTGTTTTTACAGTTTGGCTATGTGAGTCTCTTCTCATGTGTTTATCCACTGGCAGCTGTCTTTGCAGTATTAAACAACATCACAGAGATATATTCTGATGCCTTAAAAATGTGCAGAGTTTACAAGCGCCCATTTGCAGAACCCACAGCGAATATTGGTGTTTGGCAG ttggcTTTTGAAACCATGAGTGTAATATCGGTAGTTACTAATTGCATACTGATTGGAATGTCTCCACAAGTGAATGCCCTTTTCCCAGACTCAAAAATGGACCTCATTCTGACTGTGGCATTGGTAGAG
- the ANO10 gene encoding anoctamin-10 isoform X2 has protein sequence MKESWSSVDTLETNFRPLVVIELAKGTKEETIEWFTKRIVDKKANGGAQLLIKPLVTENGNENIYLVGASHLRLLLGAENVGLVKECNDNSMRAFTYSSRKTFKDFADDNQNFLTMSECQYIIKHELENLRAKDEKMIPGYPQAKLYPGKSIVRRLLTNGILVQIFPLHDREELKKLRHTWYGQVKIGYQPLDEIRCYFGETIALYFGFLEYFTFALIPMAVIGIPYYVFAWEDYDKYVMFATFNLLWSTVILEVWKRICAVMTYRWGTLLMKRQFEEPRPGFHGVLGINPVTGREEPVYSSIKRQLRIYLVSVPFVCLCLYFSLYVMMIYFDLEQWALDYHEENKSHFSSLMLYVPSIIYAVVIEIMNRIYRYAAEFLTSWENHRLESSYQNHLILKVLVFNFLNCFASLFYIAFVLFDMKLLRQSLATLLITSQILNQFAESLLPYWLQKRHMKKMKERMHSLKMDTDLSLVEQVNSEKEMGTYLGTFDDYLELFLQFGYVSLFSCVYPLAAVFAVLNNITEIYSDALKMCRVYKRPFAEPTANIGVWQLAFETMSVISVVTNCILIGMSPQVNALFPDSKMDLILTVALVEHLLLAIKFVMAFVIPDKPRDIQIKLAKLEFESLEALKQQMFTESYSYLCDDMREQ, from the exons ATGAAGGAAAGCTGGTCTTCCGTGGATACTCTTGAGACAAACTTCAGGCCTCTGGTAGTAATTGAGCTTGCAAAAGGCACCAAAGAAGAAACCATAGAATGGTTCACTAAAAGAATAGTGGACAAAAAGGCAAATGGAG gCGCACAACTTCTGATTAAACCATTGgtcacagaaaatggaaatgaaaatatttatctggTTGGAGCTTCCCACTTAAGGCTCTTGCTGGGAGCTGAAAATGTGGGATTGGTGAAGGAATGTAATGATAATTCGATGAGAGCTTTTACATACAGCAGTAGAAAAACTTTCAAAGATTTTGCAG ATGACAATCAGAATTTCCTTACAATGTCAGAATGTCAGTATATCATTAAACATGAACTTGAAAATTTGAGAgctaaagatgaaaaaatgatCCCTGGATATCCCCAGGCAAAGCTGTATCCAGGAAAATCAATTG tGAGAAGATTGTTGACCAATGGTATTCTAGTTCAGATTTTCCCGCTGCATGACAGAGAAGAGTTGAAAAAGCTCCGGCACACATGGTATGGACAAGTCAAAATTGGCTATCAACCTCTAG atGAGATACGCTGCTACTTTGGTGAGACCATTGCGCTCTACTTCGGCTTCTTAGAGTACTTCACGTTTGCGTTGATTCCCATGGCTGTCATTGGGATCCCTTACTACGTGTTTGCGTGGGAAGACTATGACAAATACGTGATGTTTGCCACATTCAATCTGCTCTGGTCCACTGTGATCCTGGAAGTTTGGAAACGGATTTGTGCCGTGATGACATACCGTTGGGGGACCCTGTTGATGAAACGACAGTTTGAAGAGCCAAGACCAGGTTTCCACGGTGTTCTGGGTATCAATCCTGTCACTGGGCGAGAGGAACCAGTGTACTCAAGTATTAAGAGACAGTTACGGATTTATCTCGTGTCCGTACCATTTGTGTGCCTTTGCCTCTACTTCTCACTATACGTGATGATGATTTACTTTGACTTAGAACAGTGGGCTCTGGATTATCATGAGGAGAATAAGTCCCACTTTAGCAGCCTGATGCTGTATGTGCCCAGTATCATATACGCTGTCGTGATCGAAATTATGAACCGTATCTATCGGTATGCTGCTGAATTCTTAACATCATGGG AAAATCACAGGCTGGAGTCTTCATATCAGAATCACTTAATCCTGAAGGTTCTAGTG ttcAACTTCTTAAATTGTTTTGCATCTCTCTTCTACATTGCTTTTGTGCTGTTTGATATGAAACTTTTGAGACAG aGCTTGGCCACTTTGCTGATAACTTCGCAGATACTTAATCAGTTTGCAGAATCCCTGCTTCCTTACTGGCTCCAAAAGAGACACatgaagaagatgaaggaacGCATGCATTCTCTGAAGATGGATACAGACCTGTCATTAGTCGAACAAGTCaactcagaaaaagaaatgggcaCCTATTTG gGTACTTTTGATGATTACTTGGAGTTGTTTTTACAGTTTGGCTATGTGAGTCTCTTCTCATGTGTTTATCCACTGGCAGCTGTCTTTGCAGTATTAAACAACATCACAGAGATATATTCTGATGCCTTAAAAATGTGCAGAGTTTACAAGCGCCCATTTGCAGAACCCACAGCGAATATTGGTGTTTGGCAG ttggcTTTTGAAACCATGAGTGTAATATCGGTAGTTACTAATTGCATACTGATTGGAATGTCTCCACAAGTGAATGCCCTTTTCCCAGACTCAAAAATGGACCTCATTCTGACTGTGGCATTGGTAGAG
- the ANO10 gene encoding anoctamin-10 isoform X4 has translation MKESWSSVDTLETNFRPLVVIELAKGTKEETIEWFTKRIVDKKANGGAQLLIKPLVTENGNENIYLVGASHLRLLLGAENVGLVKECNDNSMRAFTYSSRKTFKDFADDNQNFLTMSECQYIIKHELENLRAKDEKMIPGYPQAKLYPGKSIVRRLLTNGILVQIFPLHDREELKKLRHTWYGQVKIGYQPLDEIRCYFGETIALYFGFLEYFTFALIPMAVIGIPYYVFAWEDYDKYVMFATFNLLWSTVILEVWKRICAVMTYRWGTLLMKRQFEEPRPGFHGVLGINPVTGREEPVYSSIKRQLRIYLVSVPFVCLCLYFSLYVMMIYFDLEQWALDYHEENKSHFSSLMLYVPSIIYAVVIEIMNRIYRYAAEFLTSWENHRLESSYQNHLILKVLVFNFLNCFASLFYIAFVLFDMKLLRQSLATLLITSQILNQFAESLLPYWLQKRHMKKMKERMHSLKMDTDLSLVEQVNSEKEMGTYLGTFDDYLELFLQFGYVSLFSCVYPLAAVFAVLNNITEIYSDALKMCRVYKRPFAEPTANIGVWQLAFETMSVISVVTNCILIGMSPQVNALFPDSKMDLILTVALVEHLLLAIKFVMAFVIPDKPRDIQIKLAKLEFESLEALKQQLNGNHSF, from the exons ATGAAGGAAAGCTGGTCTTCCGTGGATACTCTTGAGACAAACTTCAGGCCTCTGGTAGTAATTGAGCTTGCAAAAGGCACCAAAGAAGAAACCATAGAATGGTTCACTAAAAGAATAGTGGACAAAAAGGCAAATGGAG gCGCACAACTTCTGATTAAACCATTGgtcacagaaaatggaaatgaaaatatttatctggTTGGAGCTTCCCACTTAAGGCTCTTGCTGGGAGCTGAAAATGTGGGATTGGTGAAGGAATGTAATGATAATTCGATGAGAGCTTTTACATACAGCAGTAGAAAAACTTTCAAAGATTTTGCAG ATGACAATCAGAATTTCCTTACAATGTCAGAATGTCAGTATATCATTAAACATGAACTTGAAAATTTGAGAgctaaagatgaaaaaatgatCCCTGGATATCCCCAGGCAAAGCTGTATCCAGGAAAATCAATTG tGAGAAGATTGTTGACCAATGGTATTCTAGTTCAGATTTTCCCGCTGCATGACAGAGAAGAGTTGAAAAAGCTCCGGCACACATGGTATGGACAAGTCAAAATTGGCTATCAACCTCTAG atGAGATACGCTGCTACTTTGGTGAGACCATTGCGCTCTACTTCGGCTTCTTAGAGTACTTCACGTTTGCGTTGATTCCCATGGCTGTCATTGGGATCCCTTACTACGTGTTTGCGTGGGAAGACTATGACAAATACGTGATGTTTGCCACATTCAATCTGCTCTGGTCCACTGTGATCCTGGAAGTTTGGAAACGGATTTGTGCCGTGATGACATACCGTTGGGGGACCCTGTTGATGAAACGACAGTTTGAAGAGCCAAGACCAGGTTTCCACGGTGTTCTGGGTATCAATCCTGTCACTGGGCGAGAGGAACCAGTGTACTCAAGTATTAAGAGACAGTTACGGATTTATCTCGTGTCCGTACCATTTGTGTGCCTTTGCCTCTACTTCTCACTATACGTGATGATGATTTACTTTGACTTAGAACAGTGGGCTCTGGATTATCATGAGGAGAATAAGTCCCACTTTAGCAGCCTGATGCTGTATGTGCCCAGTATCATATACGCTGTCGTGATCGAAATTATGAACCGTATCTATCGGTATGCTGCTGAATTCTTAACATCATGGG AAAATCACAGGCTGGAGTCTTCATATCAGAATCACTTAATCCTGAAGGTTCTAGTG ttcAACTTCTTAAATTGTTTTGCATCTCTCTTCTACATTGCTTTTGTGCTGTTTGATATGAAACTTTTGAGACAG aGCTTGGCCACTTTGCTGATAACTTCGCAGATACTTAATCAGTTTGCAGAATCCCTGCTTCCTTACTGGCTCCAAAAGAGACACatgaagaagatgaaggaacGCATGCATTCTCTGAAGATGGATACAGACCTGTCATTAGTCGAACAAGTCaactcagaaaaagaaatgggcaCCTATTTG gGTACTTTTGATGATTACTTGGAGTTGTTTTTACAGTTTGGCTATGTGAGTCTCTTCTCATGTGTTTATCCACTGGCAGCTGTCTTTGCAGTATTAAACAACATCACAGAGATATATTCTGATGCCTTAAAAATGTGCAGAGTTTACAAGCGCCCATTTGCAGAACCCACAGCGAATATTGGTGTTTGGCAG ttggcTTTTGAAACCATGAGTGTAATATCGGTAGTTACTAATTGCATACTGATTGGAATGTCTCCACAAGTGAATGCCCTTTTCCCAGACTCAAAAATGGACCTCATTCTGACTGTGGCATTGGTAGAG